In Halosegnis marinus, one genomic interval encodes:
- a CDS encoding sensor histidine kinase, protein MNLRRVSTGVGRLLAAGSLAATGLLVVVPNALALAAGQPLAGTAVASLGTALGLVVVAASAVLYRADISTRNVARVAAWNLLGLVVLGAVLLLSRSTIDAAVPLFLVASVLAVSSFAHLVIGVHDVLRIRAGELARERERLSVVNTLLRHNLRNEAQLLLGLAGAVEDAETRERIEAVGDRLGDLNDKARELQRLLDEPSDGEARDLSALVAGVVSTVRERHPDATFETAVPDGVSVAGDERLERVVRELVENAAVHAGDAPTVTVSATVEGGRVALAVGDDGPGVPEMEQAVVGREEPVTQLSHSQGLGLWLSKWLTESVGGDLGFAERDGDGRANSVVLRLERADA, encoded by the coding sequence GTGAATCTCCGCCGCGTTTCGACCGGGGTCGGACGGCTCCTCGCCGCCGGCAGCCTCGCGGCAACCGGTCTGCTCGTCGTCGTTCCGAACGCGCTCGCGCTCGCCGCGGGGCAGCCCCTCGCGGGGACGGCGGTGGCCTCCCTGGGCACCGCCCTCGGGCTGGTCGTCGTCGCCGCGAGCGCGGTGCTGTACCGCGCCGACATCTCGACGCGCAACGTCGCCCGCGTCGCGGCGTGGAACCTCCTCGGGCTGGTCGTGCTCGGCGCGGTGCTCCTGCTGTCGCGCAGCACCATCGACGCCGCCGTCCCGCTGTTCCTCGTCGCGAGCGTCCTCGCCGTCAGTTCCTTCGCCCACCTCGTCATCGGGGTCCACGACGTGTTGCGTATCCGCGCGGGCGAACTCGCCCGCGAGCGCGAGCGGCTCTCCGTGGTCAACACCCTGTTGCGCCACAACCTCCGTAACGAGGCACAGCTCCTGCTCGGCCTCGCCGGCGCCGTCGAGGACGCCGAGACGCGCGAGCGCATCGAGGCCGTCGGCGACCGGCTGGGCGACCTCAACGACAAGGCGCGGGAGCTCCAGCGCCTGCTCGACGAGCCGTCCGACGGCGAGGCGCGCGACCTCTCCGCGCTCGTCGCGGGCGTCGTCTCGACGGTGCGCGAGCGCCACCCCGACGCGACGTTCGAGACGGCCGTCCCCGACGGCGTGTCGGTCGCGGGCGACGAGCGGCTGGAGCGGGTCGTCCGCGAACTGGTCGAGAACGCCGCCGTCCACGCGGGCGACGCGCCGACCGTCACCGTCTCCGCGACCGTCGAGGGGGGCCGGGTCGCGCTGGCCGTCGGCGACGACGGGCCGGGCGTCCCGGAGATGGAGCAGGCGGTCGTCGGCCGCGAGGAGCCCGTGACGCAGCTGTCGCACTCGCAGGGGCTCGGCCTCTGGCTCTCGAAGTGGCTGACGGAGTCGGTGGGCGGCGACCTCGGGTTCGCGGAGCGCGACG
- a CDS encoding MinD/ParA family ATP-binding protein — protein sequence MLAITGGKGGVGKTTTALGLAAAAARAGDRPVVVDADRDCPNLAVAAGTDGKGLGRLAAGDPLRVAGTRVAGVTVLGARPGEDAFPEAADRLAAADRPVVLDCPAGAGEPTAAPLAAADRSVVVARRTRRALADGRKAAAMARRLGATPAGVVLSRAERVGRAERVFETTVLERVPRTDGPAPWRRHRPVYDRLYRSLRRQNP from the coding sequence GTGTTGGCCATCACGGGCGGCAAGGGCGGCGTCGGGAAGACCACCACCGCACTCGGGCTCGCGGCCGCGGCGGCGCGGGCCGGCGACCGTCCGGTCGTCGTCGACGCGGACCGGGACTGTCCGAACCTCGCCGTCGCGGCCGGAACCGACGGAAAGGGGCTGGGACGGCTCGCCGCGGGCGACCCGCTCCGCGTCGCCGGGACGCGCGTCGCCGGTGTCACCGTCCTCGGCGCCCGTCCGGGCGAAGACGCCTTCCCCGAGGCCGCCGACCGCCTCGCCGCAGCCGACCGTCCCGTGGTGCTCGACTGTCCGGCCGGGGCGGGCGAGCCGACGGCGGCCCCGCTCGCCGCTGCCGACCGCTCGGTCGTCGTCGCGCGGCGGACCCGGCGCGCGCTCGCAGACGGCCGGAAGGCCGCGGCGATGGCCCGACGGCTCGGGGCTACCCCCGCGGGCGTCGTGCTGTCGCGCGCCGAGCGCGTCGGCCGCGCCGAGCGCGTGTTCGAGACCACGGTACTCGAGCGGGTGCCGCGGACGGACGGCCCCGCGCCCTGGCGCCGCCACCGACCGGTGTACGACCGGCTCTACCGGTCGTTACGCCGACAGAATCCTTAA
- a CDS encoding RAD55 family ATPase codes for MAERLRTGIDVLDRKLDGGIPAGSIVSLQAAPASQAELFLYELTATRGTLYLSLDRSEDAVAASVRGSTTRTGEPTVRHVNGDAPLDNATKLVSALPDASNLIIDPVDVLEQQEAPRYRNFLNELQNHIYNTGSLAVLHGLNGREVAPLRDTTLHMSDVVFDLETEVNGDRIENRLTVPKFRGGVAVPEVIKLELGEGVAIDTSRDIA; via the coding sequence ATGGCGGAACGGCTCCGGACGGGGATAGACGTCCTCGACCGCAAACTCGACGGGGGGATTCCGGCGGGGAGCATCGTCTCCCTGCAGGCGGCCCCCGCGAGCCAGGCGGAGCTGTTCCTCTACGAACTCACGGCGACGCGTGGCACGCTGTACCTGAGCCTCGACCGCTCGGAGGACGCGGTGGCGGCGAGCGTCCGCGGCTCCACCACCCGGACCGGCGAGCCCACGGTGCGCCACGTCAACGGCGACGCCCCGCTTGACAACGCCACGAAGCTCGTCTCCGCGCTCCCCGACGCCTCGAACCTCATCATCGACCCCGTGGACGTGCTGGAACAACAGGAGGCGCCGCGCTACCGGAACTTCCTCAACGAGCTCCAGAACCACATCTACAACACGGGGTCGCTCGCCGTCCTCCACGGCCTGAACGGCCGCGAGGTCGCGCCGCTGCGCGACACGACGCTCCACATGTCCGACGTGGTCTTCGACCTCGAAACCGAGGTGAACGGCGACCGCATCGAGAACCGCCTCACCGTGCCGAAGTTCCGCGGCGGCGTCGCCGTCCCCGAGGTCATCAAGCTCGAACTGGGCGAGGGCGTCGCCATCGACACCTCCCGCGACATCGCCTAA
- a CDS encoding HNH endonuclease — protein MADPDPCALCGRYGDALPMERHHLVPEHRKESPVVTVCSPCHDQLHALFTNEELIEEYHTAERLRAADRMADYLDWIRGTDKTSIEVRTSDRVRRER, from the coding sequence GTGGCCGACCCCGACCCGTGCGCGCTGTGTGGTCGCTACGGGGACGCGCTCCCCATGGAGCGCCACCACCTCGTCCCCGAACACCGAAAGGAGTCGCCGGTCGTCACGGTGTGCTCGCCGTGTCACGACCAGCTCCACGCGCTGTTCACGAACGAGGAGCTCATCGAGGAGTACCACACCGCGGAGCGGCTGCGCGCGGCCGACCGGATGGCGGACTACCTCGACTGGATACGCGGCACCGATAAAACGAGCATCGAGGTCCGGACGAGCGACCGGGTCCGCCGGGAGCGTTAG
- a CDS encoding sensor histidine kinase: protein MTTPPAGVAAARAEASDSERRRGWVPWGCATAALGVGLVAAEGWLLVTLSLTSFDRVAGLVPAASLSVGVVGTAWLWRHERWTVGETRRQFGWALLGGVSVGAAGALTVLHAAFNGTPLAHPVYLLAVWTMGGAVIGLLVSVYDVRRNRATAATTDARRDAERARQRLSVLNRVLRHDVRNHVNVIEGHTQRLVEEADGDRADSARAVERATADLVAVCDTARSFERLLGTADALPPRDAAALAREVAARREGLAPGADIRVDIEGSAPVPRVLELGLEQVVENAVVHHPGEATVTVTVAVADGSVTVTVADDGPGIPPGEAAVLDATEETQLLHSCGLGLWLARWSAELAGGDLSLVSTDGGTTLRFTVPVADGDGAEL from the coding sequence GTGACCACTCCTCCCGCAGGCGTCGCCGCGGCGCGGGCCGAGGCGTCCGACAGCGAGCGGCGCCGCGGGTGGGTTCCCTGGGGCTGCGCGACGGCCGCGCTCGGCGTCGGCCTCGTCGCCGCCGAGGGATGGCTCCTCGTCACGCTCTCGTTGACGTCCTTCGACCGGGTCGCGGGGCTGGTCCCCGCGGCCAGCCTGTCGGTCGGCGTCGTCGGGACCGCGTGGCTGTGGCGTCACGAGCGGTGGACGGTCGGGGAGACCCGCCGCCAGTTCGGCTGGGCGCTCCTCGGCGGGGTTTCCGTCGGTGCGGCCGGTGCCCTGACCGTCCTCCACGCGGCGTTCAACGGGACGCCGCTCGCCCACCCCGTCTATCTGCTCGCCGTGTGGACGATGGGCGGCGCCGTCATCGGCCTGCTCGTGAGCGTCTACGACGTGCGGCGGAACCGGGCGACGGCCGCGACCACGGACGCCCGACGCGACGCGGAGCGTGCCCGACAGCGGCTGAGCGTCCTCAACAGGGTGTTGCGCCACGACGTGCGCAACCACGTGAACGTCATCGAGGGGCACACCCAGCGGCTCGTCGAGGAGGCGGACGGCGACCGCGCGGACTCGGCGCGGGCCGTCGAGCGGGCGACCGCGGACCTCGTCGCCGTCTGTGACACGGCGCGCTCGTTCGAGCGGCTCCTCGGGACGGCGGACGCCCTGCCGCCGCGGGACGCCGCGGCACTCGCCCGGGAGGTGGCCGCACGCCGGGAGGGGCTCGCGCCCGGGGCCGACATCCGGGTCGATATCGAGGGCTCCGCGCCGGTCCCGCGCGTCCTCGAACTCGGGCTGGAACAGGTGGTCGAGAACGCGGTCGTCCACCACCCCGGCGAGGCGACCGTGACGGTGACCGTCGCCGTCGCGGACGGCTCCGTGACGGTGACCGTCGCGGACGACGGGCCGGGAATCCCGCCCGGGGAAGCCGCGGTGCTCGACGCGACGGAGGAGACGCAACTGCTCCACAGCTGCGGGCTCGGGCTGTGGCTGGCGCGGTGGAGCGCGGAGCTGGCCGGGGGCGACCTCTCGCTCGTGAGCACCGACGGCGGGACGACGCTCCGGTTCACCGTTCCGGTCGCGGACGGCGACGGAGCCGAGCTTTAG
- the cyaB gene encoding class IV adenylate cyclase, whose protein sequence is MYEVELKLPADHDAVRERLAALGAREVRTATQRDTYYDAPHRDFAATDEAFRLREETDDGGTVSKLTYKGPLVDAESKTREEHETAVADGDAARAIAEGLGFEPAAVVEKERVFYETDGFVVTLDTVTGLGTFVEAETEVGTEAEVPAARDRARELLADLGLDPEENVRTSYLGLLFEAGAATAAETDASE, encoded by the coding sequence GTGTACGAGGTCGAACTCAAGCTGCCGGCGGACCACGACGCCGTGCGCGAGCGGCTGGCCGCGCTCGGCGCCCGGGAGGTCCGGACGGCGACGCAGCGCGACACCTACTACGACGCCCCCCACCGCGACTTCGCGGCGACGGACGAGGCGTTCCGGCTCCGCGAGGAGACCGACGACGGCGGCACCGTCTCGAAGCTGACCTACAAGGGGCCGCTCGTGGACGCGGAGTCGAAGACCCGCGAGGAACACGAGACGGCGGTCGCGGACGGTGACGCGGCCCGCGCCATCGCCGAGGGACTGGGCTTCGAGCCCGCCGCCGTCGTCGAGAAGGAGCGCGTCTTCTACGAGACGGACGGGTTCGTCGTCACGCTCGACACCGTCACGGGGCTCGGAACGTTCGTGGAGGCGGAGACGGAGGTCGGAACCGAGGCCGAGGTGCCCGCGGCCCGCGACCGCGCCCGCGAACTGCTCGCCGACCTCGGCCTCGACCCCGAGGAGAACGTCCGCACGTCGTATCTCGGCCTGCTGTTCGAGGCCGGCGCCGCGACCGCCGCCGAGACGGATGCTTCGGAGTAA
- a CDS encoding methionine adenosyltransferase, whose product MTERNIRVEPAVGRAVEEEEVEIVERKGIGHPDSICDGVAEHVSRALARAYLDRVGRVLHFNTDETQLVAGTAAPAFGGGEVVDPIYLLVVGRATKEFVTEEGDVVRIPTESIALEAARDYLREHFPELDLETDVVVDVKLGEGSGDLQTVFGEEGAEVPMANDTSFGVGHAPLTETERIVREVERRLVESYPEPHLGQDVKVMGKREGDEIDVTVAAAMVDAHLDDIDAYAAAVESVREYVAGVAAEYTDRDVSVQVNTADDIEHGSVYLTTTGTSAEQGDDGSVGRGNRANGLITPNRSMSMEATSGKNPVNHIGKIYNLLSTEIAEAVVAEVEGIEEIRVRLLSQIGQPIDAPHVADAALVTEEGVAVGDIEAEVAAVIDRELADVTAITQRVIDGELSTF is encoded by the coding sequence ATGACTGAGCGCAATATTCGCGTCGAGCCCGCCGTCGGGCGTGCGGTGGAGGAGGAGGAGGTCGAGATCGTCGAGCGCAAGGGTATCGGTCACCCCGACTCCATCTGCGACGGCGTCGCGGAGCACGTCTCGCGGGCGCTCGCCCGGGCGTACCTCGACCGCGTCGGCCGCGTCCTCCACTTCAACACGGACGAGACACAGCTGGTCGCCGGCACGGCCGCCCCCGCCTTCGGCGGCGGCGAGGTCGTCGACCCCATCTACCTGCTCGTGGTCGGCCGCGCGACGAAGGAGTTCGTGACCGAGGAGGGCGACGTGGTTCGCATCCCCACCGAGTCCATCGCGCTGGAGGCCGCCCGCGACTACCTCCGCGAGCACTTCCCCGAACTCGACCTCGAAACCGACGTCGTCGTGGACGTGAAGCTCGGCGAGGGCTCCGGCGACCTCCAGACGGTGTTCGGCGAGGAGGGCGCGGAGGTGCCGATGGCGAACGACACCTCTTTCGGCGTCGGCCACGCGCCGCTCACGGAGACGGAACGCATCGTCCGCGAGGTGGAGCGACGGCTGGTCGAGTCGTACCCCGAGCCCCACCTCGGACAGGACGTGAAGGTGATGGGGAAGCGCGAGGGCGACGAGATAGACGTGACCGTCGCGGCCGCGATGGTGGACGCCCACCTCGACGACATCGACGCGTACGCGGCCGCCGTCGAGTCCGTCCGCGAGTACGTCGCCGGGGTCGCGGCCGAGTACACCGACCGCGACGTGAGCGTGCAGGTGAACACGGCCGACGACATCGAGCACGGCTCCGTCTACCTCACCACGACGGGCACCTCCGCCGAGCAGGGGGACGACGGCTCCGTGGGCCGCGGCAACCGCGCCAACGGCCTCATCACCCCGAACCGCTCCATGTCGATGGAGGCCACGTCGGGGAAGAACCCCGTCAACCACATCGGGAAGATATACAACCTCCTCTCGACCGAGATAGCCGAGGCGGTCGTCGCCGAGGTCGAGGGCATCGAGGAGATACGCGTCCGCCTGCTGTCGCAGATCGGCCAGCCCATCGACGCCCCGCACGTCGCGGACGCCGCGCTCGTCACCGAAGAGGGCGTCGCCGTCGGCGATATCGAGGCGGAGGTCGCGGCCGTCATCGACCGCGAACTGGCGGACGTGACGGCCATCACCCAGCGCGTCATCGACGGCGAGCTCTCGACGTTTTAG